The uncultured Carboxylicivirga sp. genomic interval TTTGCGTATTACCTTTTCAATAGCTTTGATAATATAAAAACGAGTGAGTTTATTTACCAAATAACTTATTAGTAATACAATAATTGATAGAACTACAACTTTTAATATGAGTCCTGAAGTGTCGGATAATCCTAAATTGGTAAAATACTGATCAACCCAACTATTAATTATATTATCAAACTCGATGGTTCCTTGCGTATCTGTCGCCTCCATTATTTATGATTTTGTTCTTGATTTATGGTTTAAAACTGTAATTTTAGCTCTTGTCACAAAAATAAATTCTATGCAAAAAGTCTTAGTAAATATCATTATCTTTTTCGGAATTACAAGCTGCCTAAGGGCTCAAACTTTCTACGATGAGCACTTCGAAGATAAATCGATGCGAATTGATTTAATTTTGGCAGGTAATAAAGATTCTCAGACGGTATATATTTCGGAGTTTAAAAAAGAGCCTTATTGGGGAGGATCAAAACAAAATTTGATCGATAGTTTTAACTATGGAGAGTATCGCTATTTTATTATTGATGAAGAAACGAGCGATACTTTATACTCAAGAGGATTTTGCACTTTATTTGAAGAGTGGCGAAGTACCGAAGAAGCCAAACACATGAATAAAGCTTTTTATCAAACCGTTACTTTTCCTTTTCCTAAGCATGAGTTTTCTTTCGTTCTTAACGAGCGTCATCGCGATGGCAGTTTTTCAACCATGCTTAGTCAGAAAATTGATCCAACGGATGTTAATATTCGCCAAACACAAACAGGAAAATACGAAGTTGCACAAATTATAAATAACGGCCCATCCGATCAAATGGTCGATCTTTTATTCATTGCTGAAGGCTACACAGCTAATGAAATGGATAAATTTAAGAACGACGTAAAAAAACAAGCTGAATACTTATTAAGTCAATCACCATATCTCGAAAATAAAGACAAGTTTAACTTTTGGGCAGTTTGCTCACCATCGAAAGATAGCGGACCAAGCGAACCAGAAAAAGGTATTTGGAAAGAAACAGCTGTTAATTCAGCATTCAACACCTTTTATGTCGATCGTTATTTAGAAACCACTGATGTAAAAGCCATTCGTGATATTGCTGCCGAAGCACCTTACGATCACATTGTAGTTTTGGTCAATTCGAAACGATATGGCGGAGGTGGAATTTACAATCACTTTTCTCTGGGAACAGCCGATAATCATTTAGCCAATACCGTTTTAATTCACGAACTAGGTCATGGTTTATTTGGATTAGCTGATGAATATTACACCTCTGATGTTGCCTACGAAGACTTTTTTGATTTAAAGGTTGAACCCTGGCAACCTAACATTACCACTTTAGTTGATTTCGATTCAAAATGGAAAGGAATGATATCGACAAATACTCCGGTACCGACTCCAACTGGCTCCGAATTCGATGATCAAACAGGAGTGTTTGAGGGAGGTGGCTATGTTTCGAAAGGCGTTTATCGTCCGGCTGTTAATTGCCGAATGAAATCAAATGAAGCAGCAGGTTTTTGCGATGTATGCAAAGATGCTGGCAATAAAATGATAATATTTCTAACTCAACACCAATAATATGAACTACGTAGCAGCTAACAACCGATACGACAAAATGCTATATAATCGCTGTGGTCGAAGCGGACTAAAGCTTTCTGCAATTTCGCTGGGGTTATGGCATAACTTTGGCTCGGCTGATGTTTTTGATAATTCTCGCTCCATTCTGTTACATGCCTTCGATAACGGAATTACGCACTTTGATTTAGCCAATAATTATGGTCCTCAGCCAGGTTCTGCCGAAGAAACACTGGGGCGCGTATTAAAAAGCGATTTGAAAAGCTATCGCGATGAACTGGTAATATCAACCAAAGCCGGATATTTAATGTGGGATGGCCCATACGGCGACTGGGGATCGAAAAAGTACCTTACCGCCAGCCTCAATCAAAGCTTAAAAAGAATGGGATTAGATTATGTTGATATTTTCTATCATCATCGCCCCGACCCAGAAACGCCTTTGGAGGAAACCATGGCTGCTTTGGATTTAATTGTTCGTCAAGGCAAAGCTCTATATGTAGGTTTATCTAACTACTCGGCAGAGCAAACTCAAAAAGCAGAATCGATTCTTCGCGAATTGGGAACTCCTTGCTTAATTCATCAGCCCCGATATCATATTTTCGAAAGATGGGTAGAAGGTGGTTTGTTAGAAGTATTAGAAAAAAGAGGCATAGGCTGCATTCCGTTCTCGCCTTTGGCACAGGGCCTACTTACCGATCGATATTTAAAAGGTATACCTGAAGATTCGAGAATGGCAAAAGCTCATTTCTTAAAAGAATCGATGCTAACCGATGTAAAACGAAAAGCTATTTTTGAACTAAATGAGATGGCTCAACAACGAGGCCAATCTTTGGCACAAATGGCTGTTGCATGGCTTTTAAGTCATAAAACGGTTACAACCGTTTTGGTTGGAGCATCATCGACACAACAATTAAGCAACAACATTGCAGCTCTCGACAATATTGAGTTTACTGCCGAAGAATTAGAAAAGATTGATACGATATCAAAACCCGTTTGGGCTTAGATAAATCATCATCATAAAAAAACGAAAGCTGCCCGTTATGGAGCAGCTTTCTTATTATAATAATAGCTTGATAACTTCAATGCAATTTATTGAATGATCAATTTATAGGTGTCGGTATTACCCGCTGATTCAACCGATAAGATGTAAATTCCTTTTTTCAATTGAGATGTACTTAACTTCATTTCCGAGCTATTGGTTTTAGAAGTTAAAACCAATCCTCCACCAATGTTATAAACTTTTACATAAGCATCAGAAGCATCCTCATTACTAAAACTAATTTTCACCTCTTCACCCGATTTCACAGGGTTAGGATAAACCGATAGCATTTGTAAAGCATCCGCATCCTTCTTAATTGAAGTTGGAAGTGCCACATTTGATAGATCATTATCGTATTGATACCAACGAAGATTCCAATTGGCGCGTTCTTTTACTCCATCGCCTAATTGTAATCGATAATCAAAATGAGCTTTTCTGGTTTGCTCGCCTTCGTAGATATAATCAGTATTACAAATAACAGCTATAACCAAATCGTTGGCAGCAGGCTTATCAAT includes:
- a CDS encoding M64 family metallopeptidase, giving the protein MQKVLVNIIIFFGITSCLRAQTFYDEHFEDKSMRIDLILAGNKDSQTVYISEFKKEPYWGGSKQNLIDSFNYGEYRYFIIDEETSDTLYSRGFCTLFEEWRSTEEAKHMNKAFYQTVTFPFPKHEFSFVLNERHRDGSFSTMLSQKIDPTDVNIRQTQTGKYEVAQIINNGPSDQMVDLLFIAEGYTANEMDKFKNDVKKQAEYLLSQSPYLENKDKFNFWAVCSPSKDSGPSEPEKGIWKETAVNSAFNTFYVDRYLETTDVKAIRDIAAEAPYDHIVVLVNSKRYGGGGIYNHFSLGTADNHLANTVLIHELGHGLFGLADEYYTSDVAYEDFFDLKVEPWQPNITTLVDFDSKWKGMISTNTPVPTPTGSEFDDQTGVFEGGGYVSKGVYRPAVNCRMKSNEAAGFCDVCKDAGNKMIIFLTQHQ
- the mgrA gene encoding L-glyceraldehyde 3-phosphate reductase, which translates into the protein MNYVAANNRYDKMLYNRCGRSGLKLSAISLGLWHNFGSADVFDNSRSILLHAFDNGITHFDLANNYGPQPGSAEETLGRVLKSDLKSYRDELVISTKAGYLMWDGPYGDWGSKKYLTASLNQSLKRMGLDYVDIFYHHRPDPETPLEETMAALDLIVRQGKALYVGLSNYSAEQTQKAESILRELGTPCLIHQPRYHIFERWVEGGLLEVLEKRGIGCIPFSPLAQGLLTDRYLKGIPEDSRMAKAHFLKESMLTDVKRKAIFELNEMAQQRGQSLAQMAVAWLLSHKTVTTVLVGASSTQQLSNNIAALDNIEFTAEELEKIDTISKPVWA